Part of the Brassica oleracea var. oleracea cultivar TO1000 chromosome C8, BOL, whole genome shotgun sequence genome is shown below.
GTACTGATGCAAGAGAAGGATCTTGATTTTAAGCTATATATCTATTATAGCATATATTCTACTGTCAAAGTACCTGAACCGGATAGCATTAATATTTCCCTATGTTGCCGAAAACAAAAAACAATCTGAGGAAAAAAGTAAACAGCTAGCTAGACACTAGCTTTATAACATTTAAGAATCAGAAACAACCATTTCCATAGCCAAAATGATAAGCATTAGAAAGACCAGAAGACGTGTTCATGTAAGAAGGAGCCGTCACTTTATTAGTATCCAAGAAACCGAACACATCCTCTTTCACCTCCTTAAACGGCACCGTATTTGTCTCTGACACAACAATCTTCCTCAACTCCTCTAACGCACATTTCATTACCTGTAACTGAACCACATTCATCTCGTCCACTGGTCCTTCCCACCAATTTCTCACCAACCGCCTCGCCGCATTCCCTTTTCTCACATCTGCCATCGCTTGACCCTTCTTCTTCTCTTCCTCTACCTCACTCACGGTCTGCGTCAGCAGCATATTCAGCTCGCAGTTCCCTGCAGTGTTTCCCTGCGGTTTCTTTGTTTGGGCTAAGGACAAATCGTTTCGGGACAAGTAACGGTCCAATACGGATTCGACGCTGGGATGGCCGAAAGAGAAAGGCTTTTTGGCAGGAGAATACACGATGATCCCAATCTCTGC
Proteins encoded:
- the LOC106311463 gene encoding LOW QUALITY PROTEIN: agamous-like MADS-box protein AGL61 (The sequence of the model RefSeq protein was modified relative to this genomic sequence to represent the inferred CDS: substituted 2 bases at 2 genomic stop codons), with translation KLPTMKVDLVIMPHTHSNMYINKXFLHQIVQQLKATKTTPXKKTMMSKKKESMGRQRIPMVKIKKETHRQVTFSKRRAGLFKKASELCTLCGAEIGIIVYSPAKKPFSFGHPSVESVLDRYLSRNDLSLAQTKKPQGNTAGNCELNMLLTQTVSEVEEEKKKGQAMADVRKGNAARRLVRNWWEGPVDEMNVVQLQVMKCALEELRKIVVSETNTVPFKEVKEDVFGFLDTNKVTAPSYMNTSSGLSNAYHFGYGNGCF